The sequence TCTAAAACGAGAGCAGTTTTACCTGTCTGCCTATCACCAATAATTAATTCACGCTGACCTCTTCCGATCGGAATTAAACTATCAATCGCTTTAATACCTGTTTGCACCGGCTCGCTTACCGATTGCCTATCAATAATTCCCGGAGCCTTAACTTCAACTCTTTTATATTCTACATCAGTTAAAGCACCTTTACCGTCTATAGGATTTCCCAAGGCATCGACAACTCTTCCGAGGAGGCCTTTGCCGACCGGTACTTCAATAATTTTGCCAGTTCTTTTTACAATATCACCTTCATTAACTTGCCTATCTTCCCCGAAGATTACTATTCCTACACCATCTTCACCCAAATTTAGCACCATCCCTTTGACGCCGCTGCTAAACTCTACCATTTCAGAGGCTTGCACATTATCCAGGCCGTAGGCAATCGCTACCCCGTCAGAAACCTTAACAACCTGCCCTACTTCACTTAGCTCAGCATCACTTTCAAAATTTGAAATTTGTTTTTTTAAAACTTCTGATATTTCTGATGCGTTCATCAGTATCTCCTAATTTATTTTAATTTTGTAAAGCTAATTTTCTGATCCTTTGTAGTTTGTTTTTTAAAGTTGCATCTAATAATTGCGACCCCACTCTAACTGAAAGGCCTCCTAAAACGCTTTTATCCACAACTACATTTAGAATTATTTTTTTATTAAATATTGCCTCAAGCTCATCGGAAAGTTTTTTACTTTTTGCCTCAGGCATGGCAATTGCACTGGTAACAAAAACTCTAAGCTCATTATTATACGCTTCAAGGCTTTCAAAGAACGCCTTTCGAATATCATCAATTGCATAAACTTTATTTTGCCTAACAAGCACTCTTAAAAAGTTATGTGTAATCTCATTTAGCTCAAGCTTTGAAATTGCCGTATTTAAAAATATATTTTTAATTTTAGAAGGAACTACCTTGGGCAGTATGAATTTCAAATACTGCTGATTCTCCTTAAAGATTACTTTCAACTTATCTAAATCCGCAG comes from Candidatus Jidaibacter acanthamoeba and encodes:
- the atpH gene encoding ATP synthase F1 subunit delta, encoding MEAARNVTAKRYSEALFSAAQGVHALKEVAADLDKLKVIFKENQQYLKFILPKVVPSKIKNIFLNTAISKLELNEITHNFLRVLVRQNKVYAIDDIRKAFFESLEAYNNELRVFVTSAIAMPEAKSKKLSDELEAIFNKKIILNVVVDKSVLGGLSVRVGSQLLDATLKNKLQRIRKLALQN